Part of the Dreissena polymorpha isolate Duluth1 chromosome 12, UMN_Dpol_1.0, whole genome shotgun sequence genome, ccagatacacaagcataccaaatatggaagcaatatctgaagggacacagtagttatgagcctttttcgaatcgcggttgcagatttcaaaacctgtacGCTAACctcaagtttaaggtcaaggtcacaggggtaaaaaattgtatgcacatggaaaggtgttgtccagatacacatgcataccaaatatgaaagcaatatctgaagagaCACAGAAGTTATAAACCTTTTTCGAATCGGgttcgcagatttcaaaacctgtacgctaacctcaagttcaaggtaaaTTTCacaagggtaaaaaattgtattcgcatggaaaggtgttgtccagatacacatgcataccaaatatgaaagcaatatctgaagtgACACaaaagttatgagcctttttgaAAAATGTGACGCGGCTGCCGATGCCACCGCCGACAAAGTAACACCTATATGTCTCCTGACCATGGTCAGGCCACACAAAAAGGGAATCCTAAAATACATGTAAGATTGAACTTCATTCAATATAACAATCTGACACATATTATAACCGATTCCATAGTTGCTTTActtattatcttttatttctgaacatcattaaaaaatattgaatctGTTGAAATTTTGCTTCTTTTAAATTGTTATACTTTTTTCTGTAGTTGAACCTTATTGCATGAGTCTAGAGTTCATAAAGGTCAACAATAAGGACATGTTTAAGCCGTATTCACACATTAATCACTAGTGGTAAGGCATGCAAGTCTTTAATAAATCACATTTAACGTGCAGTTAAACATTTTTGCAGGATGATCCTATCCAAATGGATACCCCTAAGAGTTCCAAGCCAAAACAATACAGTCATGTAGCAGTGTTTACATAAATCATACAAACATGCCAAATGCAATTAAGTTTTAATTACACACTAAATATTATGTTTTggcaatttatttttatattctaaTGCATTTACAGGAATAATCTTTTCCCTACAAAAGATTTTGCACAAAGTTCTTTTAAGTAATCTTGTTTTTATTGTCCTTTAATATTGTACAAACATCACAGAGGTCATCTTTTCCCCACAAAAAGATTTTGCATAAAGTTTTTATAAGCCTCCTTTTTCTCCTCACTCTTAGCTATGATCTCCTTCATGGCCGAACTCTCAGGTGCGCGCATCTCTGCCTCTAGGTTCATCTTGCTGTAATGTCTCAAAAAGAAGAATGTTTGTTGGAGGTCAAGGTTGTATTCATTGGCAAGGCTTTCTGCAGTGTGCTCCATAGGGTTGGAGGCGTGCTTCTCCAGAATAGTGTTGGCCTGCAGAAGGGAAAATTTGCCCCTTGGGACCTTCTTGATGTTCACAAGGGCCTCAATTGGGTCCATGTCTGTTGTCCTCAGCTGAGGTAGGGGCCTCTCTGACTTGGAAACTATCTGAAAtgaaattatttcatttgtagAAATTAGCCActgtctgggaaaacagggttcaatgcatgtgtgcAGAGTGTTGTCTcaaattagcctgcacagtctgcacagactaatcagggatgacaatttacggttttactgtatttttcttttcaaggaagtctcttctatgtGAATATGAAATACCACGATCACAATTTGAGCAATCTTTGTAATGGACGTCTATCTGCTGTTTCAAACTACAGTTCTAGAACGTGTGGTGTACTAGATAAAGATTTTATTAAGCTATTTACTatagtctatataaatcatctgacccttggggtgtggtcatttttCAACTCATGGGTATGCCAGAAGCAAACTCGGTGGAGGTAAAGTAGACATTTGAACACATCAAACAATCAACCCTTGATCCATGCAGTTTCtaagaacatttttaaagttatttactatataagtctaCATAAAATCTTGTGACCCCTGAGAAATGGTGAGATCAGTTAAGGACCATTACACAAAAAAGCAAACCAAATACTAAACTccttaaaatttcaaaaaagaagattttaaaagtaatTTACTATATTGGTCAACATTAATCATGTGACCACTTGGGTTTTGCCagtttttaccccaggggcatttTTGAATAGGACCACTAAACAATTTTACTCATCAAAAATGAAGCGACTGATCTTTGTTGTTTCAgagattttttaatgttatttactttAGAAGTCTACAtgatgtacataaataatatgaCTCCTTTGGCTTGGCCAgttttaaccccaggggcatgacATTAACACTCTTTGTAGAATACCACCAGGCCATGCAACACACCAAACATGAAGCCCCGCATCCTTGTTGTTTCAGAgaacattttaaaagttattcaCTTTAAAGTCAATATAAATCATGTAACCCTGGGGTGTGGCATGTTTTGACCCAGGAGCAGGATTTGAACAAGCGTTGTAGAGGATCACTGGATGatgttgtatataaaatatttaactcCTGGCCCTTGCAGTTTAAGAGGAGCTGACTAGAACAATATGAATTAGGTTTGAAGAGGATCTTCCAAGCATAATGAAGTTACGTGATAATATGCCAAGCAGTTTAGTTGGAGATCTAGTTTGAAGCAAATTGTTGAAGAAACACACCACACATCACCAGAGAGCACTTCATGCTCAGGTATGCATAAAAATGATAGCATtcaaaattcataaataaaaatgtacatattttgtgATGATTAATTGATTAATCAGTCAAGTTGCCTCAGATCAATGAACATATATTATGAGTGCTGATTTTAACCACAAAAGTGTATTAATCGTTATGTGTTCGATATCATGAATGAAtacattatttgttgaaaatgtgacttaaaatttaaatattggttaATATGAAACTGAGAATTCAATAAATCACTGATTAAACTTCACCAAAGCGCACCTTATATGCTTATACACCTAATATAAATAA contains:
- the LOC127853608 gene encoding uncharacterized protein LOC127853608 isoform X2 translates to MLNEDIQRYNYAQENIQGEIGKKDGNLIGRVQDLNVQSEFLHPKIVSKSERPLPQLRTTDMDPIEALVNIKKVPRGKFSLLQANTILEKHASNPMEHTAESLANEYNLDLQQTFFFLRHYSKMNLEAEMRAPESSAMKEIIAKSEEKKEAYKNFMQNLFVGKR
- the LOC127853608 gene encoding uncharacterized protein LOC127853608 isoform X1 gives rise to the protein MGGKVSTSQVSKAARSVKNGKLSSEHSDKLTSARQGNASDNHLERAQENIQGEIGKKDGNLIGRVQDLNVQSEFLHPKIVSKSERPLPQLRTTDMDPIEALVNIKKVPRGKFSLLQANTILEKHASNPMEHTAESLANEYNLDLQQTFFFLRHYSKMNLEAEMRAPESSAMKEIIAKSEEKKEAYKNFMQNLFVGKR